One Malania oleifera isolate guangnan ecotype guangnan chromosome 9, ASM2987363v1, whole genome shotgun sequence DNA segment encodes these proteins:
- the LOC131164626 gene encoding flavin-containing monooxygenase FMO GS-OX-like 4 has translation MATQTLHIPLRPALSPPLSRSVAVIGAGAGGLVAARELRREGHKVVVFERADQVGGTWVYNPLTESDPLGLDPSREIVHSSLYASLRTNLPRESMGFRDYPFVAVESKERDSRRFPGHREVLFYLRDFARDFGLCELVRFETQVSHVGLAEDGRWTVKSRRSRGGDDEDEIYDAVVVCSGHYTEPRIAEIPGINKWPGKQMHSHNYRTPEPFQDQFVILIGSSASAVDISGDIAGVAKEVHVATRSDDAFGVHSCYKNIWFHSMIESAHEDGNVVFQDGSMVHADVILHCTGYKYHFPFLETNGIINVDDNRVDPLYKHVFPPALAPRLSFVGLLWKVIPFPLFELQSKWIAGILSSRIALPSQEEMMRDVESFYLKLEASGIPKRYTHNISSYQFEYNDWLAAESGCAVSEEWRKQMYDAVGKNRHQRPVTYRDEWEDQHLIFKAHEDFAKLLL, from the exons ATGGCTACTCAGACCCTTCACATTCCCCTGCGCCCCGCCCTCTCCCCGCCCCTCTCCCGTAGCGTGGCCGTCATTGGCGCGGGTGCCGGCGGCTTAGTCGCCGCCCGCGAGCTCCGGCGAGAGGGCCACAAAGTCGTCGTGTTCGAGCGGGCGGACCAGGTCGGAGGCACCTGGGTCTACAACCCGCTCACAGAATCGGATCCTCTGGGGCTCGACCCGTCTCGGGAAATCGTACACAGCAGCCTCTACGCTTCTCTCCGCACCAACCTCCCCAGAGAATCCATGGGTTTTCGCGATTACCCGTTTGTGGCCGTGGAGTCGAAGGAGAGGGACTCGAGAAGGTTCCCGGGTCACCGCGAAGTACTGTTTTATCTGAGGGACTTTGCCAGAGATTTTGGATTATGTGAACTAGTGAGGTTCGAGACGCAGGTTTCCCACGTTGGATTGGCGGAGGATGGGAGGTGGACGGTGAAGTCTCGCCGTAGCAGAGGCGGTGATGATGAAGATGAGATTTACGATGCTGTTGTTGTTTGTTCTGGTCACTATACGGAGCCTCGGATCGCTGAAATTCCTG GCATCAACAAGTGGCCGGGGAAGCAAATGCATAGCCACAATTATCGCACTCCTGAGCCCTTTCAAGATCAA TTTGTTATATTAATAGGGAGTTCTGCAAGTGCTGTTGATATTTCTGGTGACATTGCTGGAGTTGCTAAAGAAGTTCATGTTGCAACAAGATCTGATGATGCGTTTGGAGTGCATTCTTGCTATAAGAATATATGGTTTCACTCTATG ATAGAAAGTGCCCATGAAGATGGTAATGTGGTATTCCAAGATGGGAGCATGGTACATGCCGATGTCATTCTGCACTGCACAGG ATACAAGTatcattttccttttcttgaGACCAATGGGATTATCAATGTGGATGACAATCGTGTGGATCCATTATACAAGCATGTTTTCCCACCTGCCTTGGCACCACGGCTTTCATTTGTTGGGTTACTATGGAAG GTTATCCCATTCCCATTGTTTGAACTCCAAAGTAAATGGATAGCTGGCATCTTGTCTAGTCGGATTGCACTTCCATCACAAGAGGAGATGATGAGAGATGTTGAGTCCTTTTACTTAAAACTTGAAGCTTCGGGCATTCCTAAGCGATACACACACAATATTTCTAGTTATCAG TTCGAGTACAATGATTGGCTTGCTGCAGAGAGTGGTTGTGCAGTTTCTGAGGAATGGAGGAAGCAAATGTACGATGCAGTTGGTAAGAATAGGCATCAGCGGCCAGTGACATATCGAGATGAATGGGAGGATCAGCACTTGATATTCAAAGCTCATGAGGACTTCGCTAAGCTCTTATTGTAA